In the genome of Candidatus Ornithobacterium hominis, the window CTCAAATCATAGAAATTTACATCATTATTAGTTTTTGTTCTAGCAATTTTACCTCCGTAAGAAAAGTTAGCGAATTTAGTTGGGTGCTGAAAATCTACTTTAGCGCTATAATTTTCAATATTTTGAACACCTGTATTATTAGTCATTTGAAATGATGTATGATTACCCAATTGTTCACTAGTAAACTCTCGATCCTTAGTGTTCTTATAATTGAAATAATCTAAATCAATAAACATTTCCCTACCTAAAGTATCTAGTTTTTGCGAATAATGCACATTTAGAATGTTATTTACATTTTTCTGTTTCATATTCCCATTATTTACTATCTTTCCTAGTAAAATATTGCTATCACTAGTAATGTAAGTTGTACTATTTTCAATCGAATTAGGTTTTTTATATTCTCCAGAGTAGAAGAGACCTATCACTGACCTTTCATTTATTTGATAATCAACGCCTAATTTTCCTGAAACATAGTCTACCGAATGTTTTGTTTTTATCGTATCCCTCCAAACTTGATCTGGGTAGTGAATGTTCATTTTAGCAAGACTCTGCTCATTTCCTTTTTTGCCATCTAGTGATGCAAAAACTTTCCATTTTTGGTGACTGTAGTTAAATGTATTCCCTAACTTAATAGCTGGATATGTTGTTTGTACATATGAAGCTCTAATCTGATTATTCCAAGAATTTTCTTTTGGTTTTTTCAAAACAATATTGATAAGTCCGCCATTTCCTTCTGCTTCATACTTTGCTGGTGGAGTGGTAATTACTTCGATATTCTTAATGTCATCAGAAGAAAAACTATTCAGGTAACTCACCAATTCTTCTCCAGAGAGTTGTACTATTCTATCATTAATCAAAACCCTAGCTCCTGATTTACCTATAATATTTATGCTATTATTATTAACTTGAACACTTGGAGTAACTTTAAGCAAATCTAAAGCACTACCATTGCTAGAAGAGACAGAGTTTTCAACGTTAAATACTAGCCTGTCAACTTTTTGGTCAATCATTCTTTTTCTTGCTACAATCACAATTTCTTTTAACTCTGTAGCCTCTTCTTTCAAAACTATAGTTCCGAGTTCAAATGTGTTAGGCTTAATTATCTGAGTTTCGAACCCTATGAAACTTATTTCTATATGATCTACAGATGCATTATTTACTATTTCTAGTTTAAAATCACCATTATTGTCAGTAATAACCCCTTCAATAATGCTATTATTATCATCCATAGCTAAAACATCCGCATATGAAATTGGAGTTTGTCGTTCATCAACTATCTTCCCCTTGTAAGTTACACTTTGGGAAAAAACCACAGTACTAAACATTAGCACCAAAAAATTTAAAAATACATTTCTCATAATTTACAAAATTATCATGTTTTATTTGAATAATAATTACACAAAAGTGTAGTTTACTGATTTAATCGCAAAAACTACACTTTTGTGTAGGTTCCTATTTTCGAGGAGTTGCTAACCAATTCAAATGATAGAAGGTGCTTATTTTTATTATAGAAATTAATCAGTCCTTCATACATTATACATATTGGTGTCGTTAAAGATCCCAAGCATTTTTTAGACCTTCCTAACCTAATTATCTCAATATTTAATCTCTCTAGAACTCTTAATAGCTTATTATCACACTCTGCAAAAACAACAGATTTAGTATCTTTACATATATCAACGAAAGCGTTTACTAGTATTTTTTTCAATGATCTTAGATTGCTACACTTTTTATTAATAGCTAATCTTCCGATATGCCAAATTGAATTATAGTGATCTATATTGACAATTTCTAGAGGATTTATTCCAAATAGAGACTGTATAGGTAATTCATCTATACAATTCCACTTCAACACCCTAACACCGCTAACTATGTTTTGATCATCATTTTTATTTACATATATCTTAGCATTGTCGAAAAACATGCTTTCCATTTCATTAATAGATTTAATATTTGAAAAGAAATTTGTATCATATAGCCCAGCAGTATGATGTTTGTAATTCTCAATTACTACAAATTTTACAAAGTCTGATAATTCATTTTTAGATAACAAATACATAGTATTACCAATTTATACATGTAAACTAATTCTCTTTTTATTGACAATTCAAAGTTATAATTTCTAATCTTAGAATTAGCTACACAAAAGTGTAGTAATTATTTGATATACAGAAAACTACACAAAAGTGTAGTTCTATTTTTTAGATATATATAGATGATGAAAAGTAAAAAAATAATTTTATGTCTCTTTTTTTTAACATTTTTTTCCTATATTCGGAAATAAAAATTAACCACTTGTTTAGATTATGGATAACAATCCTTTTTTCTTTGATAAAAACACTGTTAATAAACTTTCTGAGAAGGAATTGAAACAAACATATAATTATTTGGCTACTATAGAAGCATTTTCTAGAGTTACTTACAGTAGTGTTTATATTATAGACTACCAGAAACAAGGGTTTGACTTTGTTTCTCATAATCCGCTATTTTTATGCGGTCATAGTCCTGAAGAGGTTCAAGAAATGGGGTATGCCTTTTACTTCAAACATGTTCCTAAAGAAGATTTGGAACTTTTATTGAAAGTAAATACAGCAGGATTTGAATTTTTTCATAGAATTCCCTTAGAGGAAAGACTCTTACACTTTCTTTCTTATGATTTTCACCTTAAAAATGATGAAGGAAAAACTATATTAGTTAATCAAAAAATCACTCCGATATATTTAACATCCGAAGGGAAGATTTGGAAGGCAATGTGTCTAGTTACAATCTCAGAAAAGAAAAAATCTGGAAATATCACTCTATATAAAAAAGGGGAAAATATGAAATTAGTTTATAATGTTGAGAGTGATTCTTGGAAAGAAGAAGAAAGAATAAAACTTTCCGAAAGAGAA includes:
- a CDS encoding TonB-dependent receptor, whose amino-acid sequence is MRNVFLNFLVLMFSTVVFSQSVTYKGKIVDERQTPISYADVLAMDDNNSIIEGVITDNNGDFKLEIVNNASVDHIEISFIGFETQIIKPNTFELGTIVLKEEATELKEIVIVARKRMIDQKVDRLVFNVENSVSSSNGSALDLLKVTPSVQVNNNSINIIGKSGARVLINDRIVQLSGEELVSYLNSFSSDDIKNIEVITTPPAKYEAEGNGGLINIVLKKPKENSWNNQIRASYVQTTYPAIKLGNTFNYSHQKWKVFASLDGKKGNEQSLAKMNIHYPDQVWRDTIKTKHSVDYVSGKLGVDYQINERSVIGLFYSGEYKKPNSIENSTTYITSDSNILLGKIVNNGNMKQKNVNNILNVHYSQKLDTLGREMFIDLDYFNYKNTKDREFTSEQLGNHTSFQMTNNTGVQNIENYSAKVDFQHPTKFANFSYGGKIARTKTNNDVNFYDLSNGSPVFSQNKSNVFKYIEDIQALYLDISKNFSESLQAKLGLRSEFTQTEGISKNLSQVDRKKYVQLFPTLYLSYTKDRNNMFNLSLNRRISRPSFSRLNPFKFYTNANSYVEGNPSLQPSFSNEIRFKYIYKRAFITELFYSYIQDVASQVPRINVSKNQQYYTFQNVGNLQIFGATQTILYNPFSWWNTTNIISGFYQNTKTSIDVGTNRIFNGWKLQLYSNQVFSLNQDKTFLLESSFTAQSRGHEFLFETSPAWKLDLGLRMKFMDKKLQLTARLNDVFKTSSPDFTTYTNGIKQVYNTYNDNRYFTLGLSYNFGNDKIRVKEKELGNKDEVKRLD
- a CDS encoding response regulator transcription factor, yielding MDNNPFFFDKNTVNKLSEKELKQTYNYLATIEAFSRVTYSSVYIIDYQKQGFDFVSHNPLFLCGHSPEEVQEMGYAFYFKHVPKEDLELLLKVNTAGFEFFHRIPLEERLLHFLSYDFHLKNDEGKTILVNQKITPIYLTSEGKIWKAMCLVTISEKKKSGNITLYKKGENMKLVYNVESDSWKEEERIKLSEREKEILIYSARGFSIAQIAETIFVSADTVKFHRKKMFEKLEVSNISEAIFFATNNRLI